The Oryzias latipes chromosome 16, ASM223467v1 genome includes a region encoding these proteins:
- the ispd gene encoding D-ribitol-5-phosphate cytidylyltransferase, giving the protein MEVLHPNVRNKCEGPGRPANPGVFLDGRAGKGDTCSGEPSIDFPVSVVLPAGGTGERTGLHTPKQFCSLLGRPLISYTIQAFERVSWIQHIVVVVAKESMGLMADIIQRFQHHKVLVVSGGSTRHRSICNGVLALDEEGTAPDRPRVVIIHDAVRPFVEEGFLREIAVAAKDHGAAGAIRPLVSTVIATTSEGFLDHSLERAKYRASEMPQGFTHHVIRQAYQRCTEADFEFGTECLHLALQYCGTNAKLIEGPPTLWKVTYKKDLAAAESVLKESLSESACMITGGRTAAAALAEAFQKAAGALHMGLDPIPDVTAENSRYLLKESNFIQVSINGHCLSEVEALIKALEEANPAALHPLVIIWMRVLTEDEASDSSTAAPTSALLDMASTAKLHQILLYGIQFLQSKDSERWQRSVTRAAEITRTLIRERSPALVGQLLQA; this is encoded by the exons ATGGAGGTTCTGCATCCTAATGTCCGGAACAAATGTGAGGGACCGGGCAGGCCCGCCAATCCCGGGGTTTTCCTTGACGGACGTGCCGGCAAAGGGGACACCTGTTCGGGGGAACCCTCCATCGACTTCCCGGTGTCAGTGGTTCTTCCTGCCGGCGGTACCGGAGAGAGAACCGGACTCCACACACCCAAACAGTTCTGCTCTTTGCTTGGCAGGCCGCTCATAAGCTACACTATCCAAGCTTTCGAGAG GGTGTCGTGGATACAACACATCGTGGTCGTGGTCGCCAAAGAGAGCATGGGTCTGATGGCGGACATCATCCAGCGGTTTCAACATCATAAGGTTCTAGTGGTGTCAGGCGGCTCAACCCGTCACCGCTCCATATGCAACGGAGTTCTGGCGCTGGACGAGGAGGGAACGGCGCCGGACAGACCCAGGGTGGTCATCATCCACGACGCTGTGCGGCCGTTTGTGGAGGAGGGCTTTCTACGCGAGATCGCCGTGGCCGCCAAAGATCATGGG GCAGCGGGAGCTATCCGACCTCTCGTTTCCACGGTGATAGCCACCACATCGGAGGGCTTCCTGGATCATTCTCTGGAGCGAGCCAAGTACAGAGCCAGTGAGATGCCTCAGGGGTTCACCCACCATGTGATTCGCCAGGCCTACCAGAGG TGCACCGAGGCCGACTTTGAGTTCGGCACCGAGTGTCTCCATCTGGCTCTGCAGTACTGTGGCACCAACGCAAAGCTCATCGAGGGGCCGCCAACGCTGTGGAAG GTGACCTACAAAAAGGATTTAGCTGCTGCGGAGTCCGTCCTCAAAG AGTCTCTGTCTGAGTCCGCCTGCATGATCACCGGAGGGCGgacggcggcggcggcgctGGCCGAGGCCTTCCAGAAGGCGGCTGGAGCTCTGCATATG GGGCTGGACCCCATCCCAGATGTGACGGCAGAAAACTCCAGGTACCTGCTGAAGGAGTCCAACTTCATCCAGGTTTCT ATAAATGGTCATTGTTTGTCTGAAGTGGAGGCTTTAATCAAAGCGTTAGAGGAAGCtaatccagctgctcttcaCCCGCTGGTCATCATTTGG ATGCGCGTGCTCACCGAGGACGAGGCGTCTGACAGCAGCACGGCGGCACCGACATCTGCACTTTTGGACATGGCCTCAACAGCCAAGCTCCATCAGATCCTTCTTTATGGTATCCAGTTTCTTCAGTCCAAG
- the sostdc1 gene encoding sclerostin domain-containing protein 1 — MQLSAQESRRALFFFCVLLRSCHTYKNDATERLFTHAGAPVPVTELQSNASLNRARAGGRGAGGSAHDRAERSHVGCRELRSTKYISDGHCTSINPIKELVCAGECLPAQMLENWIGGARGRRYWARRSGNNDWRCVNDKTRTQRIQLQCQDGTTRTYKITVVTSCKCKRYSRQHNESGGKFEEAAALPPKLLHKHKSKSKRRLGKGRMSENWHEAEP, encoded by the exons ATGCAGCTCAGCGCGCAGGAGTCCCGCCGGgccctcttcttcttctgcgtccTCCTTAGAAGCTGTCACACCTACAAGAACGACGCCACGGAGCGGCTCTTTACGCACGCGGGCGCGCCGGTGCCGGTGACGGAGCTGCAGAGCAATGCGTCCCTGAACCGAGCGCGCGCAGGGGGGAGAGGAGCGGGGGGCTCCGCGCACGACCGAGCCG AGCGGAGTCACGTCGGCTGTAGAGAGTTGAGATCcacaaagtacatctctgatgGCCACTGCACCAGCATCAACCCCATCAAGGAGCTGGTCTGCGCAGGCGAGTGTCTACCCGCCCAGATGTTGGAGAACTGGATCGGTGGAGCCCGCGGGAGGAGGTACTGGGCACGACGGAGTGGAAACAACGACTGGCGGTGCGTCAACGACAAAACCCGCACGCAGCGCATCCAGCTGCAGTGCCAGGACGGCACCACCAGAACCTACAAAATCACTGTGGTCACCTCCTGCAAGTGCAAGAGGTACTCGAGGCAGCACAACGAGTCTGGTGGCAAGTTTGAGGAGGCCGCCGCGTTACCCCCAAAGcttctgcacaaacacaaatccAAGAGCAAAAGAAGGCTGGGCAAGGGCCGAATGAGTGAGAACTGGCACGAAGCTGAACCCTGA